aaaaaattctcggcgtttttaccaaggtccgttggtacctttaccatctcactttgtttaccaattattggtaattttaccaagacagactggtaagcttacctaaaaaccggtatatttactgtttttttcaggtaagaataccacttttattggtaatcaattcccgggaactttcccattttatctcggtaattctaccacagtcgataaaaaatattggcgtttttaccaaggtccagtaaaattaccgagaaagttcaacaattttaccgagatttctcggtaaaattaccaattccataaatggtaattttaccaagaaaaaactgggatcaaatagaaccctgaattcttggtaattttacccttttcttagtaaatacaccgagatttttttttcagtgcagtctATGACAACCAAATGGGagtgctccattttctctttgtctatcgcattTGTCtttcaattccaataatcagccttcTGGACTGatctccatgatttttgcgacaaTTGGCAGGTATCAATCTCAAAACGAGtctgatttttaaaagttttgacGTCTGACCCAGAAAATGATTTTTATAGGGTGCAAAATATTCTAGGGTCCGGCATTCTCGTGGCCAGAGGGTGTAACCCTTACTTTTTATCACCAACGACGAGAAACGACTGAAACTGATTTATTTTAGGGGATGGGGGCAACGATTGGCGGATGTCGAAGATCAGGAGTCGGATTTTTTCAATGACTTAGATTGTTGGTTAAATTTCGAAATTATTTGCAAATTTGAGCCTCATTGatcatcatattttttcgatACAATAGTAAATGGAGTATGTATATGAGAATTACAGATTTCTGAGTGTTGTGACATACCTAAATCCCACGtaagaatgacaaaaaaaatgcgAACCACTGAATTGATAAGTGTAAAGCTCATACGGATACCTGTGCTATATGTATTTGCTTCTTTAGAGTTTTTGTTCTGAGGGATACAATGCACTACCGCATTCTTTACATCCCCTTCGGAAAGTTAAGCTACCGTAGCGCATTATCCCTTTAAGTAAAGATATCTCGGAGCACCCGTTTTTTACTCATTACATGAGCCACACTCATCTGAGGATAAAGTGCATTTTACATTCCTCCTGTTTTTCAGAGTGATTATATCCTGAGTTTACCTCCCTCGAAGATCGGACCACCTAGATCACAGATTTTTTAGACATTGGACTTAAGTTTTCATTTgtcttttttcttcagaaacacacttaaggtgattcgatggacgccatattttgtgtcagaacggcatgcgatatatcgcatcaattgattccgttttttcagctactcgtcatttttctccaattttgagatcgcaattctgttgtcaggagactaaagcgctcacttaccaattttaacaaagaaattcaacgtaataaaggcgtggtttttttagagagaaaatatcgcactcgatactgatatcgaaactgcactcgaatgcgatattttctctctaaaaaaaccacgcctttattacgttgaatttctttgttaaaattattggtaagtgagtgctttagtctcctgacgacagaattgcgatctcaaaattggagaaaaatgacgagtagctgaaaaaatggaaccaattgatgcgatatatcgcatgccgttctgacgcaaaatatgacgtccatcgaatcaccttaaaattcgAGGAATGATCATCTACGTGCCCTCGTAATATCGGTATATGGCACTTGTTTTTGAAATAGATCTGATACTGATTTCAGTGCCAATTGAACCAATACTTCAGTCAGTGTCGCAAAAGAAGGAGAAATACCCAcacccttctttttttcccttttttctttcttttaaagatAAGTAACCAAGATACTTCCTCCGAATTTCCCGtgaatattttgcaataattgaaTATTACTTAcaaaaattctcaagaaaaactGTTGTTTGGTTTTCTGTGAAAAGAATAAATATATATGATAATGTATATGagtaatgataaaaaatatatatgagtAGAGAATCATACATAATGGAATTGCTATAGATTATAGCCATCGAAATATGTTCGGTCGACACAACTgaatcaaattaattttggtaacATCTCGTGTCAAGACTGAAAATCTATTTCACGCAGGGAGGAAGCTCATATTCAGGAAACGATTTTTTTGTCCTTCACCCAACATAAAATTATTGAGAAAAGTATTTCCTTCGCTGCAGTCAATACCTCTTTTCgatgaacaatggagtaattTTTGAGCCCTCCCTGCAAATGTTAAACAGGATGTTTCCAAAACTCCTGAAAAGTTATTAAAAAGTATGATTTAGAAAAccaattgtggatatttttagaatgaaaagtacgtgaaaaattatttaaataactACCACTTTCTTAAGACCGTTCCAGCATTTTTTCCAACCTTAAAAATATCAGACAACCAAATCaacaggctgattattgaaattgacagataGGGCTGCAGACAAAGGAAGGGAAAATAGAGCAATTCGATTgatggaagcggatggttgcaattgacaaagGGGGTAAGCAATAGACTATTACTGTCGGCAGCCCAGATACATTTACCCCCCTATATTTACCCCTACCCCATGACCCTATATTTACAAGTTGTACATCATAGTTCTCCTTAGCCCATAACATCCACCCGTttcaagcagggccggattaagggggtggccatacgggccgcggcccatggcggcaaatttagggggcggcaaattttgcagtctttttaaatataggtatagaaaaaatcggattcagaaaaaaattacaaacgagaaaatgggacaaaatctctcatttcctaagattacagaaatttctaattttgtcgttcgGTGGTACAAGAGATagcacttttaattagtcgagttaagagagaaaccaaacacgcaattcggcctggagcggcgtggcgcagagagcaatgatgacgaggacttgagatgaaaaggagtagccctcggtgcggcggttggcatgtaaaacatactaggggcttatggggctgcttcgcagccccttatttttcctgtacacttttcactttcacatgtttttttttttatttattttcatttaattttctgttttgtccttgaatcgggtctaattatttttttgagagaataaatataacaaatgttttcaaaaattgtaattttatttagtaaactttaaactaaaattttgttttaatcttcatacaaaattattttttaggttttacattttttttcaaactaattttaaaggagatttttttaaatttttaaatactttgcttttttttctattaaagtgttgattcttcttttgtcatttctgtcctgcttttcttcctatatttcctacaactttgctcttcttctttcctccttttgtcttttctttttttgcttcttctttttcttcttcagtagctgttccttctggttcttcttctttttctactcctgttttaacttcatctaatttttccgctttttcttcttcgttttttccatgttcagtctgctttctggtttccgtatttgctggtatgttatctttttcttgtttcgttatCTTGCTATTCCACATATAAGTCAGTTGTTTATTACCCATGTATGTTCCTAGCTTAActtgtttgataaaaatggtTTTTCCCAAGTCTTCGTGTTCAATTTCATTGGTAGCTTCGTTCCACAGGATTATGTCAATctggaaaatgttaaaatatgatttaataatgtttctttttttttgtcatgtaacatttttatcagtattCCAAGCTTTCATATCCAATCGTTTAAacttatttaatttcatttaattttttcttttaatagaaCATCCTCTCTCTGCTGCttttgaaatgtaatttttcaatttttttgtcgtttGTTAATTGTCAGTGGTGTTTTTTTGGTGTTTAGACTCTCCGCCTCGTTTCCCATTCCACAATTGCGCtacttaataatttttcttctttcttaccccGTTGCCCTTTGAGTCTTTAATTTTTgctgttctttttttcatggttCCAGTTTTTGTTTGTAAGTTTTGTTCTTCTTCTATCTCACCAATAATACCTGTAACATCTATTTAAAGCAAGAGGAATAAACATATGGATAGTATATATCTAGTAGTATATATTTAATAGTATTTGTGTTTTGTTACCTTAAGGCACGACTGGTTTAACTTGTCTGAAATCGCCGCTAAATAATATAACTTTGCCACCGAAGGGGGCGTGTTCCAGATGctttgattcatttttcattatatTCCTGAGGAGTTTGTCTATGCATTCCATAGAGGCGGCGGGAATGATTGATGCTTCATCTATTAAGATTAACGAAGCTTTACGCAATATATCTGCTTTTTCAGAGTTCAACTCAATTGCAAATTCTGATGATAGAAGGAGTACTTGATGTTCTTTTATCCATGGCAATGTTATCAATGAATCGTATGCTAAAATCTTGACAACTTTGAGTATTGTCGATCATTGTCGATGCTTTTTTGTAAACGTTTGAATAAGGATTATGAGACAGAATATTACCTAACGAAAGAagaaatttcttcttttaattcattattttcgTCGCGTGCAGTACGAACATTCAAAGATGTAGACGTGTCAACTATATACAGCTGTCCGTAAACTGGAGATTCTTCATTGGGGGGCAAAAGGTCAGAAATgtatctaaaattaaaaaataaaatttagagatgagtgataaaataataacaacactattaaacagaattttaagtcttattattttctctgaactgtttatttttaaaatgtttaaaaacaaaacggaatagaCAAAGTCCAAATAGTAACTAACAGAGGAGGAAAGATTCAAATGCagtatccggaatgcagctgcattccggatgcgttaaggggtgggaaggagggagggacggactgagaaactgaaaaaagtacgtcacgtaacggtaaatattaaataaacttacctatatatggatccttgaactttaaagcaataaggtccatcacccggaatatcaattcgatttgcagagaaagaggcaaaagcaacagcactattataatttctgatatgctttatgaaatttggagaatataaaaataatgatttcaaatcggtatttgtccgaatactcggtaaagaaattaagccattttggcagcagttattaaaatgaccattggacatttcaccctgaaaatggcgagcatcacaatgatgacaaattatattcattgaaccgactgaaaatttggtaaccaaattttcatcaaagttctgatcatcaattttatacttccgaaatgaagaaatgaaaatttgattttctatactaataacagagttaagttcttgcttcactaaacgaacatgcgaagaattctggaaaacgcgaccacgttttggaggacgaccgcctcggtcattgaaaatttcactcataacaactgttaaatttaaaattaaaattagtaaaaattattattattttaacaaaatcataactgaaaagttcaatttttaaattaaaaaaaataaatcagaagaaaaaggatgaaatgaaaatggaaattaataataaacatatttatacacatagaaaagaaacagcgtgaaaagttctgatcggaaatgagaaaaaaaacttggaggttattgacttaatgaggaaaaattggcaatatgaaaaagatggaaccaatcatgaaaaaccgtaaaaaaaaaaatgcgggaaaagaaaaatgtaagttgatggcagttgcgtgttggaagtaacctcacttaatgatgattgttgaatgaaaacagctgataaaaagacagcaaacagtaaagtaagatgcgtagcaacaaaacttttccgaaaaacaaaaaacaaaaaacccccacttcccctcatccaatttatgagtttttagggatttaaaaatcggggacgaaccccagaaaataatttatagttttcccgaagcattgagaacaacacctttcaaatgaaccaacgcccctcgcaattagtacagtggttgattcacaatttcattctatttttcaatttatatatTAAGATTAGCGCCTACCAGacggcatgaatacttcacgcattgcgttaaatacagtgcggtcagcgcgaaacgcatagcgcctacaaggctgcgtgaatacttcacgcattgcgtcaaacacagtgcggtcagcagcggtcagcgtggaagcgcttagcgcctacaagactgaaggaatacttcacgcattgcgccaaacacagagcggtcagcgcggcgtggtggcggaagttgaaattattaagccacatttatgtttgttcttgcataatttttacgttcatttcttactaatggaaggccttgttcacacagaggtaggtttacggaacttaattctCGCGCAAAGTTctatgaacttttgctagtagtgttgacacggctttcgcaaaaaatgtgtccgacacgagtaaacgcgttgtATGTACCTCTCcctctccggcacgttcacttgatggtttttattgatgtttcaaaacgaatgagaaggggcggcaaaatacaggtggcccatgggcggcaagcaggtaaatccggccctggtttcaagaaaaatgatcGCTTAGTTTTCCCTTCGCCTTCTCTTTCTATAGATTTATTCATAAaggtcaataatcagcccaatAATCAGAtagttttcaagagttttttcaACTTGTTTGTCCTTAAATTTTACCGTTTGGGGCGATTACTGCTTATCTCTCTGTAAGAACACAGATGGTCTCATAAAacataaattctaatttcctttcaaaattggttttttttgtctaacactggaaaaaaagtcgcttggatctagagtccagactgttgaaaacagtgacaagaaaaaatactcttgattctatcggatttttgcttgaatcataaAGAAATCGGtcctcgatttaagcaaaaatccgattgaatcaagagtattttttcttgtcaatttttttaagagtctagactctagattcaagcaactttttccagtgaatctatcagtttttttttaaaaaaatagaacaaattGTTTAACTTTTGTTGCCGCGAGGGGTTTTCCACGATGTTTCAACCCCTGGATTGAGCGCAGAGTAGCAAGAGGGGAGGGAAAATAAAGTCGCAGCTTGGAACTCTGGAAAATTCTCTGAGTGGCTAAATCCTTGTCGGCGGTTTTTAATTAAGAGCGAAAATAATTTCGGGATGGCTCCGGAGTCGTCGGTGGACTGGAGGGCGGGGCGCTGGAGACGTCAGCGAAGCGACGACGTCAGCTGCAAGATCTCAGGGCGACTTAACCAAGACGCCCGCCGCTGCGTCGTCCCGCCATTCAAACTTGTTGCCGAACTTAAAGTTCCAGCCTCGCTCCGaacattttctgagaaattctCCTTCGCAAAGGGCACAATTatatagagtacctttataggaagAGTATGGAAAACTCGACAAtaaggtcatgtagctcttggggcccaaaagggcagccgacctatgaactcgaattatccaggggtacaaattttcaaagttcaactatttacactgaccaaaaattataaaagcacgtatgaAACCTTGATTTACCTtatattttctcagtttcaaagttttaatccttACAGACGCTTTTTTGTAATGGGCTGTCGGCCATATTGAGTAATCttccaaatgcataggttggcaggggcacttttctagtgattttcatttttcacgttgtcgcccttttgggccctaggaACTACATACATCGAGTtatccatactctccctataaaggtactctacaattattatactctcgtgctaaggaaaaacgccctatgaaccttcaagtgt
The genomic region above belongs to Bemisia tabaci chromosome 8, PGI_BMITA_v3 and contains:
- the LOC140225226 gene encoding uncharacterized protein is translated as MKKRTAKIKDSKGNGIDIILWNEATNEIEHEDLGKTIFIKQVKLGTYMGNKQLTYMWNSKITKQEKDNIPANTETRKQTEHGKNEEEKAEKLDEVKTGVEKEEEPEGTATEEEKEEAKKEKTKGGKKKSKVVGNIGRKAGQK